A stretch of the Nicotiana tabacum cultivar K326 chromosome 6, ASM71507v2, whole genome shotgun sequence genome encodes the following:
- the LOC107759998 gene encoding beta-galactosidase-like: MQSVHVLLLLSLFFFFFSLFCSSVRATVSYDDRAIIINGKRRILISGSIHYPRSTPEMWPGLIQKAKDGGLDIIETYVFWNAHEPSPGKFKFEGRYDLVKFIKLVQQAGLYVNLRIGPYICGEWNFGGFPVWLKYVPGMEFRADNHPFKLAMQGFVEKIVNMMKSENLFEPQGGPIILAQIENEYGPIEWEVGSPGKAYTKWAAAMAVGLEIGVPWIMCKQEDAPDPVIDTCNGFYCEDFRPNKPYKPKMWTEVWTAWYTKFGGPVPRRPAEDLAFSVARFIQNNGSFFNYYMYHGGTNFGRTTSALFIATSYDYDAPLNEYGLLNEPKYGHLRDLHQAIKLSEPALLSSYPTVNWLGKNQEAHVFRSKSGDCAAFLSNYDTKYSVKVTFQTTQYDLPPWSISILPDCKTAVYNTARISSQSSQMMMAPVVGSLSWQSYSEETPSAEESDTLSANGLLEQINITRDSSDYLWYMTDVNVGSDEGFLRNGKDPFLTVMSAGHAMHVFINGQLSGTVYGGLDNPKLTYSGNVKLRAGINKISLLSVAVGLPNVGLHFESWNTGVLGPVTLSGLNDGTRDLTIQRWSYKVGLKGESLSFHTSSGGSSVEWVEGSLLAQRQPLTWYKATFDAPEGNDPVALDMVSMGKGQIWVNGEGVGRHWPGYIAKGHCGECNYAGEYTEKKCQTNCGQPSQRWYHVPRSWLKPSGNLLVVFEEWGGVPTRISLVRRATARVCADIVDGQPTLKNWRTVGSGKSNNMHPKAHLCCPDGKKISKIQFASYGVPQGTCGNFREGTCHARKSYDAFEKNCIGRQSCSVNVVPEVFGGDPCPNTSKKLSVEAICR, from the exons ATGCAGAGTGTCCATGTGTTACTGTTGctgtctttgtttttctttttcttttcattgtttTGCTCCTCTGTTAGGGCCACTGTTTCATATGATGACAGAGCTATAATCATCAATGGGAAAAGAAGGATTCTTATTTCTGGTTCAATTCATTACCCAAGAAGCACTCCCGAG ATGTGGCCTGGTCTTATTCAAAAGGCTAAAGATGGAGGCTTGGATATTATAGAGACTTATGTCTTCTGGAATGCGCATGAACCCTCTCCTGGAAAA TTTAAATTTGAGGGGAGGTATGATCTGGTTAAATTTATCAAATTGGTACAACAAGCAGGCCTCTATGTTAATCTCCGCATTGGGCCTTACATTTGTGGAGAATGGAATTTTGG GGGATTTCCTGTTTGGTTAAAATATGTACCTGGTATGGAGTTTAGAGCAGACAATCACCCTTTTAAG TTGGCTATGCAAGGATTTGTAGAGAAAATTGTCAACATGATGAAGTCAGAAAATTTGTTTGAACCTCAAGGTGGACCAATTATTTTGGCACAG ATAGAAAATGAGTATGGACCAATTGAGTGGGAAGTTGGTAGTCCTGGTAAAGCTTATACAAAATGGGCAGCTGCAATGGCTGTGGGTTTAGAGATTGGAGTCCCATGGATCATGTGTAAGCAAGAGGATGCCCCTGATCCTGTG ATTGATACTTGCAATGGCTTCTACTGCGAAGATTTCCGTCCTAATAAGCCCTACAAACCTAAAATGTGGACAGAAGTCTGGACTGCCTG GTATACGAAATTCGGTGGTCCAGTTCCTCGTAGACCAGCTGAAGATTTGGCTTTTTCAGTTGCAAGGTTTATTCAGAACAATGGCTCATTCTTCAATTACTACATG TACCATGGGGGAACAAATTTTGGTCGGACAACTTCAGCACTTTTCATTGCCACTAGCTATGATTACGATGCTCCGCTAAATGAATATG GGCTGTTGAATGAACCAAAGTATGGGCACTTGAGGGATTTGCATCAAGCTATCAAGCTATCTGAACCAGCTTTACTTTCCTCATATCCCACAGTCAATTGGCTTGGAAAGAATCAAGAG GCTCATGTCTTTAGATCAAAATCCGGGGATTGTGCTGCGTTCCTATCCAACTATGACACTAAATATTCAGTTAAAGTCACCTTTCAGACTACGCAGTATGACCTGCCTCCATGGTCCATCAGCATTCTTCCTGATTGCAAAACTGCTGTTTACAACACCGCTAGG ATTAGCTCCCAAAGCTCACAGATGATGATGGCACCTGTAGTTGGCAGTTTATCTTGGCAGTCATACAGCGAAGAAACTCCATCTGCTGAAGAAAGCGACACGCTTTCAGCCAATGGACTACTGGAGCAGATAAATATTACTAGAGATTCCTCAGACTATCTGTGGTACATGACAGA TGTAAACGTAGGGTCTGATGAAGGATTTCTAAGGAATGGAAAGGACCCTTTTCTCACTGTTATGTCTGCTGGCCATGCTATGCATGTCTTCATCAATGGCCAACTATCAG GAACTGTTTATGGGGGATTAGATAATCCAAAACTGACATATAGTGGCAATGTGAAACTAAGAGCCGGTATTAACAAGATTTCTTTGCTCAGTGTTGCTGTTGGTCTCCCG AATGTTGGTTTGCACTTTGAGTCATGGAATACTGGAGTTCTTGGGCCAGTTACATTGAGTGGTCTCAATGATGGGACAAGAGACTTGACAATACAAAGATGGTCTTACAAG GTTGGTCTAAAAGGTGAATCATTAAGTTTTCATACCTCAAGTGGAGGTTCCTCTGTTGAATGGGTTGAAGGTTCACTTTTGGCTCAAAGGCAGCCCCTCACTTGGTACAAG GCTACATTTGATGCACCTGAAGGAAATGATCCAGTAGCATTAGACATGGTAAGTATGGGAAAAGGTCAAATATGGGTAAACGGTGAAGGTGTAGGCCGCCACTGGCCTGGATACATAGCAAAGGGCCACTGTGGGGAATGCAATTATGCTGGAGAGTACACTGAAAAGAAATGTCAGACAAACTGTGGACAGCCTTCTCAAAGATG GTATCATGTCCCAAGATCATGGCTGAAACCAAGTGGAAATCTGTTGGTAGTTTTTGAAGAATGGGGTGGTGTTCCAACCAGAATTTCTTTGGTTAGAAGAGCAACTGCCAGAGTTTGTGCTGATATTGTTGATGGGCAGCCAACTCTAAAAAACTGGCGAACGGTGGGCTCTGGGaaatcaaataatatgcatcCGAAAGCTCACTTGTGTTGTCCAGATGGGAAGAAAATCTCAAAAATACAGTTTGCTAGTTACGGAGTGCCACAAGGAACTTGTGGAAACTTCCGCGAGGGTACCTGCCATGCTCGCAAGTCATATGATGCATTTGAAAAG AATTGCATTGGACGGCAGTCTTGTTCAGTAAATGTTGTGCCTGAAGTTTTTGGAGGAGATCCGTGTCCAAATACTTCAAAGAAGCTATCTGTGGAAGCTATTTGCAGATGA